The nucleotide window CCCGCAAAGAAACTATCTACATACTGTTCTGTATGTGCCAGATAGAAATCTTCCTGTGAAAATGGAAGAAAGTCGCCCTGTATGTTAATATAACTGCTAAGCTTATGTCTTTCCAGAAAGTTGAGCAACAGTTTGGGTTTCTGTGGAGAACGGGAAACATTTTTTCCGTTTTTATCCAGAACCATGTGAGGGGTATAAAAAGTATATAGTTGTGCTTTTCGCATAAGTAATCAGTGTAAAATATTCCAAAAGAGAAAACACCACGAAAAAGTGATGAGATAGTAGAATACTTTGCCTGACACAAGCAAAACCTGCATGTCAAATAAGACGACTATGACTGTTAAAAGAAATCAGAATGAGTCCTGCAAAGTATTAGTTGCAGAAGCTGTCGGGAGGGACACGGTGCGAGGTAACCCGCAAAATAATAGTGGTACGAATAGAGTGAGTCATTGTTATGGCTACCAAAACATTTTAGCCCACACAAAAGTATAAAATTTCCCTAGAAAGAAAAAAACAAATTTTTTTTACATAAAAACGCCAGTCTTTTCATAACCTACTTATCAGGTAGAAAAGACTGGCGTCCACTTATTTTTGTCAGCTACCTCTAACAGGTAGTCTAAGCTATTTTTTAGAAGCTTACTGCTTTACCACTTTAAACTGCTCCTTCTTTCCACTCTGATCTGTAATATGTACCAGATATAATCCAGGTGCCAGGAAATTATCTTTAAAGCGAACTGACTCTTCAGCAGATGCTTGTTGTGTAAAGACAACTCTACCATCCATTGCCAGCACCTTTACAGTCGCATTCTGAAAAGAAGGATTTAATTGGATAGATAGCTCTTCAACAAATGGGTTAGGAGATACTATGGACGCTCTGTCCAAATCATCACCTATAGTGGCTCCTGCTACACGGGAAGAAGAACTACCTCCTGTTGTAAAGGTGCTGGTAACGAAACTGCTACTGTAACACACCCACCCACCACGCACACGCACTTCGTATTTGGTATTAGGTTTTAAAGCTTTGGGAACAGTCCACTGATTTGCATTGGATGCTACTGGGGCAGAAATATAATCTTCACCTGCCCAATCAGCGGGATAACGATCAATCTCATAACTGGTGAAAATCCATTGTACACATTCTTTTGTTGAGTAATTTCCTGTTACAATAGTAGGTGTTAACGAAACTCCTGTTGCACCAGCAACCGGACTTATAAATTGAGGGCTAAGAGGACCACGAACAATAACAGGAATAGAATAGGTATTTTGGGATAACACACTTCCTTGTGAATCTGCACAGGTTAGTACCAGTTTTTTCAGCATCACCTGATTACGGGGTAGAGCTGCAGCATCAAAACTGTATGCAACCGCCAAGGGTTGAGTAGCCTGCTGAGTTGTTAATGCAAAAGTAGAAGAGACACTTTGAATAGCCCCCAATTCAAAATTAACAGTAATTTTCCGGGCATTAGGATTATTGGCATTTACACTCAGTTCAAATCCACGTGATAATTCATAGAGATTCAATGTATCTGCCGGGCTTATTAACAGAGGTTTGGTTTGTACAGGCAAAGGTTGAGAAATTGTAAAGATGGTATAATACTTCTGTGCAACCAGTTGACCTGAAGCGGTCACAGTTTTTACCTCAATAAGATATTGTTGTCCTGTGATCAATGCATTAGAAGGAACAGCGAAACTATTTGGTTGTCCGCTAACAACATTTTGATTCGTCTCATAGGCTAACTTACGTGGATCATTCAATAATATCTTCAGGTAGATTTTCTTTGCAGACACATCATTAGCTTGAACCTTAAGTACTACTGGTGCTAATATATTGACAGTGGAACGATCTGCTGGGGATACCAAAACCGGACTTGCTGCATAACTGGATAATGTTAAAAAGAAGCCCCACACAAGAAATAATCTGTAGAAGTAATTCATAAATTTATATTAATAGTTTAAGATATAATTTAACATATCGTTGTTTATTTATGACTTTTAGAACACATAGTAAACATTAAAAGACAATCTCAAAACTTACACAAAACGCTGAATATTAGACAAAAGACAGAATCCAGGTTCTGTAGGCTTCATGGATCAAACCTTAAAAGTATTAGAAAAAAAACACCTTTAGCACTCAGTATCAGCCTTCAACCTTATTCGCAACAACTTACTACAGAAACCTTATCATACAGGAAGTTTACAGGCTAAAAAAAATCAAAAAAAATTATCTATGGAAAATTCGCCAGATTAGTTATAAATCGTTCATCTCTACTTATTTACCAGCAATCTTATAAAAGAAAAGGGATAAAGCAATAAAATTGCGTTATCCCTTACACTACTATTACTACTGAATAGTATTCAGTAGTTTATAAATCCAATTACCTATTCACTTATCAATTAAAGATCTTGGCTAATTGCTCATTTAGCTTTTCGCCTCTTAGATCACGGGCAATAATCTTTCCCTGAGGATCTATCAGAAAATTAGCAGGTATGGCACGGATACCATATTGTACAGCTACTACATTCCGCCAACCTTTCAGATCTGACACTTGTGTCCAGGGTAATCCATCTTTTTCCAGAGCTTTACTCCATCTGTCTTTGTTATCATCCAGAGACACTCCCAGTATATCAAACCCTTTGTCCTTATATTTCAGATATGCCTCCCGCAGATTAGGATTTTCTTGTCGACAAGGTCCACACCAGCTAGCCCAGAACTCAAGTAATACATACCTGCCTTTGTAAGAAGCTAAATTTACTTCTTTACCATTCAGACTGTATTGGGTAAAGTCAATAGCAGCCTGTCCTACCTGAGCACGTTTAAGACTCTCCAGACGTTCAACTACCTCTCTGGCTTTGTGGGTCTGTTTGATTTTATCATCCAGTTTATCATAAATAGCCTGAGCCTCTGTATGATTTGCAGCATTTGCCCAGTTCATCAGTTCATTCAGACTAGTAAAACTTTGGGTATGAGTTACAATGAAGTTCTTTCTGATATCATCTTCCTTATTATACAATATATCAGATTGTGTCATAAGTTCTTTCATCAGAACTGAGTCACCTTTTTCTTTGGCCGCATTTGCTTGCTGATACAGATCTGTCACCTTTTTGCGATTTGCCCATATTTCTTTTTCAAAAGCCTCATAATCTGCCTGTACTGTTGATCCCGCAATACGCAGCTTGTCCAGTGAATCTGCACTTCCGGTTAGTGTCATAATTGTATTCTCTACATAGAATATTTTTTGCAGGCGTACATCCGTAGAGTAAATCATTGCCATTTCAGGTTCCTCTACTCTGCCTTTAAAAGCAAACTTCCCTGCTGTGACAATGGCTGTATCTGCCTTTTCTACACCATTGACCATATATTTCATATACAGTTTCTTTACTTTAAGCCCACGAACATTTCCGTTGATTGTAAAACCTGTTTTTGTGGGAAGCTGGCAGGCGAAGAAAACAATCGCCAGGAATAAAATCGGATAGTATTTCATAAAAGGATGAATATAGATAGATAAAAAATTATGTATCAATTGGAGATAAGCTCTTTTTCAGTTATTTCTCGTAGATATTTTACTTTATCAAAAGCTCTCTGATTGCATTTACCGGAATGGTTTCTTTCACAACCATCTGAACATGCTGATCCTGGTTGTATAGTGACCGTGTAGCCGAGACCACTCCTATTACATTACCTTTGCTATTTAAAACCGGTGCTCCACTAGACCCCTGAGAGAAATCAGCTGTCACACTCATTTTCTCACCCCCATCACGCCAATACATACGTGATACAAGACCCTGACTAAATGAATAATACAGCGAATGTGGATGACTGATTATATTTACTTCTTCACCAGCTAAAGCCTGCTCACCCAATGGTAAGGCTTTCAGCTTCTTTCCCTGAGTATCTAATTTGAATATGGCTACATCATTGGCTTTGCTGGCAGCCAGTACAGATGTAATAGGATATACATTGCCTGCATAATCCATAGCCACCAGTGCTACATCAGACTGCTCGTTTGTGGTTTGTCCTCTGAAGATATGGTAACTGGTCACGCCGATTCCATCTTCTGCAATCACAAATCCAGAGGCAGATCGGATATGGTCATTCGGGCAATGTGAGCACTTATACAAAGTTCCGATTATCAACACACTTTCTTTACCAGACTGATACAATGCAGTTTCTTCCTGGTTTGTGTTATAAGGAGCTATTGTATTGACCCGACATTGGGTATTTGCCAATTGATTTGTCAAATCTGTAAGTGGCACTGTTTTCTTCTCATTTACCAGTGTCCGGGCCTGCTGCTCAAGTACCTGATAAACTTTGTCATCTGAGATTACTCCGTTAGTAAAGGTAAAGCCACTTGTTTGTAACTGGGCAACCGATGGGCTTTGTGCATAGCTTTCCCAAAGTTGATCCAATGTTTTACCAGTTTGCTGGCTCCAAATCTGATCAGAATACGTTTTTGTACGCATGGCTTTGTCCAGTGTCTTCACCAGCCCTGACTTTACATTCGTCTCTAACCAAACAAGGAAACGCGCTGTGATGCGATAACTATTTGTATAATGCTGGCCTGAATCAAAAGCAGGCAGAAACAATTTTCGTCCTTCCGTATCAACACCAAACGTATATCGTACATAATCAGCGATGCCTTCAGTAAGCCATCCCGGACCTGAATCTCCCGGATATGCCTGTACCAGATGCATAACTTCATGTGTAACCACGTCGATATCTTCCGGATGAATACGCAACCAATTAGAACTATATCTTACTTCTCCATTACTGGCTTCTGCTACTCCTGCATAGGCTGTATCTACCAGAAAGCGGACATGTTTAATCGCTTTTGGATTGAAGGTTTTAACTAATACCGGATACACGTCAAAAAAAGCATTGACCATCCGATCCTTCATCTTTGCATCGAGTTCTGGGTCTTGGCTCACAAATGTGAGTGTGTATCCCTGGCGTTTATAGGTTTGGGTTTGTTGTGCACTTCCTTCTGAATAAACCAGACAGACCAGAAATGTCAGCAGATAAGCAAATTGTATTTTCATGTAAACAGGTGTTTTAATAAAGCATAGACAATGTTCGCCTGCACCAACTGGTCCAGTGGAGAAAGCAAGTCATTAGTGAAAAAAGAATATGGACAAGTCTTTATTTCCGGATGGCAATATCTACTGGAGCACCAGGAATCCCACCAACAGTTCTAAGTAGGTTCCCATTTTTGCCAGTACTTACATCCAGGTAGGACAAATTCCCTTCTGTACCGACCACCAGTGTATCCCCATCCGCGATCAGTTTTAACATGGATATAGCTTTTCCCGAGAATTGTGTATCCAGTATTTTTACCTCTTCATTTACAGGATTGTATCGGTAAATCTTATCTCCTGAAGAAAAGAAAATAACCTCTCTGGATGATCCCTCCCACTTTGTATCAGCCGTAATCAGATCGTTTGCTTTGAATACCCTCATGTAATTGGTATAAAAGATCTCAGAGGAATTGGAAAACTTCAGTTCATAAATCTTTCCGGTGGCGTCCTTCCCATAGGCATAACTGGCGCTGTTATTGATATACGTCAGATAGACCAGATCGAGCGGCACATTGGTAGGGTCAAAGCCTTTCCCTACAGGAATAACTGTGTAGTCTGTACCAAAATAGGCTCCGGCACCGTTAAAACGTACAAACTGTTTTTTCTTCAGATTAAAACCCAGGAAGTAATCATTGGTCATGATAAAATAAGGAGACAGTTCATAATCCCCAGAAGAACTGTTGCCATAGGTACCATAAACCGGACTCAGAGGAGAGGTCTGATTAGTACCCATATAAAGTTTTCCATTGATTACACCTACAGTTACTGCTGTTGGATGGACTTTCAGAGATCCTACTTTAACAGAGGGAGGAGTATCAAAAAAGTTATCATTAATATACTTTCCTTTCTGCATAGTATTGGCATCTATAATGACACCTGGCTTCTCGCCTTCCCCTAGAACCCAATAGGAAAAATCCAGACTCTGACGATTAATGTATAATAACTGAAATGGTTTGCCCGGCAGTTGTTCATGATTAACCCCCTCATATAAACGAGGCAAGATGGTATAATCCGGTTTTACAAAAGATAACTGAGTTACTCCTGACTCTACACTCAAGACAGCAGTACCTGAAGTAAATTCAGTTCGGGCTTCAATCTTGAAATCGTAGAAATACTTCATCTCGTTACTGTGATCTGTAACAATGAATAATGCTGTATATGTACCAGGCTTCTCACCAAATATGATCTTCAAGTCCTTCTCATTATAATTAAGTTTCCATGGCTCGTGTGGGACATTGATCTGCCATTGATAACTTAGTTTTTCTGTATTGGCCAGTGTATGTTTTACAACAGGAAAAATCCGCAGAGAATCTCCTATAACGGCCCGAAACAATGAATCCTTTACTCCTTCAACAACAGGTTTTTCGGGCGTTACATAATCATAGTTCCCTATATCTTTGTAACAGGAAGTAGTAACAATGAAAAGAAGAAATAAAATATAGACAAAAGACTTTTTCATATCAAAGGGTTGTATAATGTCAAACCATCAAGGGTGTTGTCTTTTAGAAGTTATAGTTTATAGGAAGAAGCTCAGAGAAACAGTTCCTAGTTCATAGTAACCCGTTGTCCATGCTCATTGACGAAGTAGTACTTCTTATCATCTTTATTAAACTGCAACAGAAACTTCTTTCCAGGATTAGCTGTATGATAAAAATCGTAATTACCATCACTACGTTTTGTAAGTACATAGTTCGTCTGATTAGCTGTCCACGTAAAAGGATCATTCAAAAACTTGCGTAGTTTATCAATCACATATAAGGTATACGGAATTTGCAGTGCATTATCGCCACTATAATCTGAAATAAGATCTACCCTCCCAACAGAAATCAGATACAAGTCATGTTTAACCCGTGAGTACTCTCCTAACTGCCCACTCCACATATCCCACCATATAGGTTTTTCGAGCCTGTTGGAAAACACTACTTTTGCCTGTATCATTTTGGCAAGCCCTACCCCAAAGTCTTCACTGGCAGCCAGCTTAAGAATTATGGATACACTCTTATTCTGCAAGGCAGGATCAGTATTATAAAGAATCAGAGGAAGATAGGCTTTACCCGAATCAGACGGCATGATGTAAGCACTCTGTAATGGTTCATAGTGAGTACCTTGTTGTGCGGTAGTTCCCTGCGCTACTACAGTTACATGAAACTGTCTCTCGCCAGTGGTTCTGATTCCTGATATCCGTACCGGAAGTAGTACCGTATCTCTTTCCATATCAGGTGTATAGGCAAATGTATACACCACACTATCCCGATCCTTTGTTTTTTCATCGTCAAAACCGAAATACACATTATCATGTGAATTATAGCTTTGGACTTCGTCTCTCTTACAAGCTGTATTCAGACACAGAATGATCCATATAAACAGTAGTATATTTTTATTCTTCATGTGCTTCATAATAGTAGATTATTGGCCAAAAGCGATCTCATCATCTGGCAGTGGTAATACAAAAAGAGCATCACTGCCAGTAAATATTTTGCCAGACTGTCCGATAATATTTCGGTTCAGGCGTTTGTATGTATAGAAGACTTGTCCTTCTCCAAAAAATTCTTTTCGCTCTTCCTTGATCAGTTCAGACAGAAAAGTCTCTTTGGATTGTTGACCTTCTATCTTTGTTCCAATTCCTCTATTAAACCGAACTGTATTAAAGTATTCCCATGCTTTGGCAGGATCGGTATCGAATACACATTCGGCAGCGATGTAATACATTTCACTTAGTCTCAGAGCAGGAGCCACCAGCCGATGCAGGTTTCGATCACCATCCCGGTTGTATTTGATTACATGCAGACTATTGGTACGTCCATCACTCTTCTCCTGGAGCCATTGCTTAAACCGGAAGTCTTCTGCCCCTACACCTCCTGTTTCATAGATAATATTCCCTTCATTGGTGCCTGTCATCAGGGTTGAGTTTTCATTTCGAAACCATCTTTCCAAATCTCCACCCCGTTTAGGTATATCCCAGGCAAACAACAACTCTTTGAAGAGAATACGATCTTTTTTCTCGTCATCATCATTCGTAAAATCAGCCTTTTTTGTCCAGGGAAACTTACCAGATTCTATTACCTCACGTGCCTGTAACAATGCATTCGCTTTATCATTCTGATACAGATAAACCCGGGCCAGTGCTCCACAAGCAGCATAGTAGTTCATACGCTGTCTACGGTTTTGCAGAAACAAAGGGCCCGATTCTTCAGTTGACCCATCATCAGGCAGGTCATTAGAATCATAGCTGGCGGTGTATCCAATAATGTATTTTTCTGTTACAATTGGGTCAGAATCTTTTAGTAATTCTTTCGCTGCTAATAAATCAGTTACAATCTTTTCTAGTACTTCCTTGACAGTAGACCGGGGAGTGGCCTGATTGGTAAACTTTGTTACGTAAGGAATTCCGGCAGCCTCCGGTTTAGTGGAAGTAAACATCCGCAACAAATCAAAATGAAGATAGGCTCTTAATGCCAATGCTTCTCCTTTGATTAGTTTATAGTTACTCTCGTCTCTGAATACAGACGTTCGGGTATCGATATTCTCCAGAATCAGGTTGCAATTGGAAATAGCATTATACAAACCTGCCCATAACTTATCTTTCTTCTCAATAAAAGTAGGAGTATTATAATTGTAGAGTGAAGCTTGCAGATATGAATATCCTCCACTACTTATATCGGAGGATATTGTATAATTCTGTGCTAAAACATCCAATAAGCCAAACGTGAGTTCATGACCATAGATATCATCTTTAGAACAACGTATATATACGCCGACCAAAGCCTCCATAAAACCTTCCTCTGATTCAAAAAGTACATCTTTGTCAATCTGTGAATTGGGCTTTACATCCAGATAGGATGAACAGGAAGTCAGTATAAATAATCCAATGAGTATTAGTATATATTTCTTCATCAGTAAGTAGCTTAGAATCTGGTTTGAATAGAGAAAGAAACCGTACGGGCAAAAGGGAAGTCTATTCCACGTTCCATTTTTACAGCTGACCATCTCCAGATATCATTTGTAGTAACCATAAAACGCAGGCTTTGCATATGCAATCGCTTAGCCAGAGAACGAGGCGTTTCATAGGTAAGGTTTACAGAACGCAACTCTACTACATTATCCTTTTGGATAAATCTGGAGCTGGCACGGGTTGAGTTCCAGTCAGTAATGTCCTTGAACAATGCATGATCACCTGGTTGCTTCCAGCGGCTTGTCAGAACCCGTTTGTCTACATTGTAGCGGGGATCCGCATTTTCGATACGATCTACCAATGTTTGATTGTACAGATCACCACCAAATTTGGTATAGAAATTAACAGTCAGAAAGAAGTTCTTTATGGAAAGTGTACCTCCAAAAAATCCCTCTGCATCGGGGGAGGTATCACCTACCCGAACGATATCTTTTACACTATAGATATAGGTAAGCGTACCGTCTTTCTTTACAAATATTTCTTTTCCATTTTCCGGGTCTATCCCTAGTGATTGAACTGCGTAGATTGAGTTTATAGATTCTCCTTCTTTATAGCGTAGCAAAGGGGTGCCCTGGTAGTCAGGTTTTTCCTGTTGCTTATCTATTTCATCGTTATACTTTTTCAGAGACTCTGAAATCTTTTTGATGGTATTGGTATTGTGTGTCATATTAACAAACAGACTCAGATCCCAGTTTTTCTTCTTCACCAATGTTGACCGTAAGTTCAGTTCCCATCCTTTGTTCTCCATAAAGCCCAGATTGGCTTTGTAGGAACTAAAGCCTGCTGATGGTGGCACAACAATATCAGCCAACAGATCCTGTGTCAGTTTGTAGTAATAGCGTGGAGAAATATAAATCATGCCCT belongs to Xanthocytophaga agilis and includes:
- a CDS encoding DUF4843 domain-containing protein; amino-acid sequence: MKHMKNKNILLFIWIILCLNTACKRDEVQSYNSHDNVYFGFDDEKTKDRDSVVYTFAYTPDMERDTVLLPVRISGIRTTGERQFHVTVVAQGTTAQQGTHYEPLQSAYIMPSDSGKAYLPLILYNTDPALQNKSVSIILKLAASEDFGVGLAKMIQAKVVFSNRLEKPIWWDMWSGQLGEYSRVKHDLYLISVGRVDLISDYSGDNALQIPYTLYVIDKLRKFLNDPFTWTANQTNYVLTKRSDGNYDFYHTANPGKKFLLQFNKDDKKYYFVNEHGQRVTMN
- a CDS encoding T9SS type A sorting domain-containing protein translates to MNYFYRLFLVWGFFLTLSSYAASPVLVSPADRSTVNILAPVVLKVQANDVSAKKIYLKILLNDPRKLAYETNQNVVSGQPNSFAVPSNALITGQQYLIEVKTVTASGQLVAQKYYTIFTISQPLPVQTKPLLISPADTLNLYELSRGFELSVNANNPNARKITVNFELGAIQSVSSTFALTTQQATQPLAVAYSFDAAALPRNQVMLKKLVLTCADSQGSVLSQNTYSIPVIVRGPLSPQFISPVAGATGVSLTPTIVTGNYSTKECVQWIFTSYEIDRYPADWAGEDYISAPVASNANQWTVPKALKPNTKYEVRVRGGWVCYSSSFVTSTFTTGGSSSSRVAGATIGDDLDRASIVSPNPFVEELSIQLNPSFQNATVKVLAMDGRVVFTQQASAEESVRFKDNFLAPGLYLVHITDQSGKKEQFKVVKQ
- a CDS encoding RagB/SusD family nutrient uptake outer membrane protein, coding for MKKYILILIGLFILTSCSSYLDVKPNSQIDKDVLFESEEGFMEALVGVYIRCSKDDIYGHELTFGLLDVLAQNYTISSDISSGGYSYLQASLYNYNTPTFIEKKDKLWAGLYNAISNCNLILENIDTRTSVFRDESNYKLIKGEALALRAYLHFDLLRMFTSTKPEAAGIPYVTKFTNQATPRSTVKEVLEKIVTDLLAAKELLKDSDPIVTEKYIIGYTASYDSNDLPDDGSTEESGPLFLQNRRQRMNYYAACGALARVYLYQNDKANALLQAREVIESGKFPWTKKADFTNDDDEKKDRILFKELLFAWDIPKRGGDLERWFRNENSTLMTGTNEGNIIYETGGVGAEDFRFKQWLQEKSDGRTNSLHVIKYNRDGDRNLHRLVAPALRLSEMYYIAAECVFDTDPAKAWEYFNTVRFNRGIGTKIEGQQSKETFLSELIKEERKEFFGEGQVFYTYKRLNRNIIGQSGKIFTGSDALFVLPLPDDEIAFGQ
- a CDS encoding basic secretory protein-like protein, which encodes MKIQFAYLLTFLVCLVYSEGSAQQTQTYKRQGYTLTFVSQDPELDAKMKDRMVNAFFDVYPVLVKTFNPKAIKHVRFLVDTAYAGVAEASNGEVRYSSNWLRIHPEDIDVVTHEVMHLVQAYPGDSGPGWLTEGIADYVRYTFGVDTEGRKLFLPAFDSGQHYTNSYRITARFLVWLETNVKSGLVKTLDKAMRTKTYSDQIWSQQTGKTLDQLWESYAQSPSVAQLQTSGFTFTNGVISDDKVYQVLEQQARTLVNEKKTVPLTDLTNQLANTQCRVNTIAPYNTNQEETALYQSGKESVLIIGTLYKCSHCPNDHIRSASGFVIAEDGIGVTSYHIFRGQTTNEQSDVALVAMDYAGNVYPITSVLAASKANDVAIFKLDTQGKKLKALPLGEQALAGEEVNIISHPHSLYYSFSQGLVSRMYWRDGGEKMSVTADFSQGSSGAPVLNSKGNVIGVVSATRSLYNQDQHVQMVVKETIPVNAIRELLIK
- a CDS encoding PKD-like family lipoprotein, whose translation is MKKSFVYILFLLFIVTTSCYKDIGNYDYVTPEKPVVEGVKDSLFRAVIGDSLRIFPVVKHTLANTEKLSYQWQINVPHEPWKLNYNEKDLKIIFGEKPGTYTALFIVTDHSNEMKYFYDFKIEARTEFTSGTAVLSVESGVTQLSFVKPDYTILPRLYEGVNHEQLPGKPFQLLYINRQSLDFSYWVLGEGEKPGVIIDANTMQKGKYINDNFFDTPPSVKVGSLKVHPTAVTVGVINGKLYMGTNQTSPLSPVYGTYGNSSSGDYELSPYFIMTNDYFLGFNLKKKQFVRFNGAGAYFGTDYTVIPVGKGFDPTNVPLDLVYLTYINNSASYAYGKDATGKIYELKFSNSSEIFYTNYMRVFKANDLITADTKWEGSSREVIFFSSGDKIYRYNPVNEEVKILDTQFSGKAISMLKLIADGDTLVVGTEGNLSYLDVSTGKNGNLLRTVGGIPGAPVDIAIRK
- a CDS encoding TlpA disulfide reductase family protein, with the protein product MKYYPILFLAIVFFACQLPTKTGFTINGNVRGLKVKKLYMKYMVNGVEKADTAIVTAGKFAFKGRVEEPEMAMIYSTDVRLQKIFYVENTIMTLTGSADSLDKLRIAGSTVQADYEAFEKEIWANRKKVTDLYQQANAAKEKGDSVLMKELMTQSDILYNKEDDIRKNFIVTHTQSFTSLNELMNWANAANHTEAQAIYDKLDDKIKQTHKAREVVERLESLKRAQVGQAAIDFTQYSLNGKEVNLASYKGRYVLLEFWASWCGPCRQENPNLREAYLKYKDKGFDILGVSLDDNKDRWSKALEKDGLPWTQVSDLKGWRNVVAVQYGIRAIPANFLIDPQGKIIARDLRGEKLNEQLAKIFN